The genomic segment CTTATATTTTTTCAACTGTTTGTCAAGATTTTCTATATTGAAAATGAAAGTCACGCTTATTGATGCAAAAACCTTGTTTGAGCTGTCAAGTATTGGCGCAGCAATACAGCCTACATTTTCCTGATACTCTTCCCTGTCCATTGCATATCCCTGTTTCTTTATCAGTTCAAGCTCAGAGATAAATTGTTCCCTGTTTGTGATTGTGTGCTCTGTAAATTTACGTAAATTTATAGAGGCAAGAATTTTTTCCAGAAAATCTTCGGACTGAAAGGCAAGAATGACTTTGCCTACTCCGGTACAGTGCCATTGCGTAGCTTTGCCTATCTGGGAGTGCAGTCTGATTGGATTAAGGCTTTCTCTTTTATCAACATAAACTACTTCATCGCCCACAAGCTGGGCAAGATGGATGGTTTCTTTTGTAACTGAATTAATTTTGTCAATGTAAGGTGCTGCAATTTCTATAATTTTGAAATCCTGTATTATATGATTTGCAATTTCTATGAATTTAATACCGAGCTTAT from the Actinomycetota bacterium genome contains:
- a CDS encoding IclR family transcriptional regulator, translated to MKLLNKIFSIIEFLKVNSEMSLKELSEALDINKSTAYRILAQLGKHGYIDKNNETKRYKLGIKFIEIANHIIQDFKIIEIAAPYIDKINSVTKETIHLAQLVGDEVVYVDKRESLNPIRLHSQIGKATQWHCTGVGKVILAFQSEDFLEKILASINLRKFTEHTITNREQFISELELIKKQGYAMDREEYQENVGCIAAPILDSSNKVFASISVTFIFNIENLDKQLKKYKDLILENSKLISGKMGYTA